From the Candidatus Cloacimonadota bacterium genome, one window contains:
- a CDS encoding nucleotidyltransferase family protein, with protein MKSKIYGLILSAGFSSRMDEFKPLASYKNKTFIEHIINKLSTVCDDILIVTGYNNKILEESVRVVYKSDDVLKKIDFVFNPKFQNGMFSSIKTGVKSLLHKMSKSDYVMLHLVDQPHISESVYTVLAERTHDERLDVIIPSYNMKAGHPIVLSRDVIEYVASVPDSDSLRDILKKWREDTTYVVIEDKSIIQDINTPDEVKEYLD; from the coding sequence ATGAAATCGAAAATCTATGGTTTGATCCTTTCAGCAGGTTTTTCAAGCAGGATGGATGAATTCAAACCATTGGCAAGCTACAAAAACAAGACCTTCATCGAGCATATCATTAATAAACTCTCTACAGTGTGTGATGATATTTTGATTGTTACTGGTTATAATAATAAAATCCTGGAAGAGAGCGTGAGAGTGGTATATAAAAGTGATGACGTCCTTAAAAAAATTGACTTTGTTTTCAACCCGAAATTTCAGAATGGTATGTTCAGCAGTATTAAAACAGGCGTAAAATCTCTTCTTCATAAAATGAGTAAATCAGATTATGTCATGCTTCATCTTGTTGATCAGCCGCATATCTCTGAATCTGTGTATACGGTCTTAGCTGAAAGAACTCATGATGAACGTTTGGATGTGATCATACCTTCATATAACATGAAAGCAGGACACCCGATCGTTTTATCGCGGGATGTAATAGAGTACGTTGCATCAGTGCCTGATTCGGATTCTCTAAGAGATATACTGAAGAAATGGCGAGAAGATACGACCTATGTTGTGATTGAAGATAAATCAATTATTCAAGATATAAATACGCCTGATGAAGTAAAGGAATATTTAGATTAG
- a CDS encoding (2Fe-2S)-binding protein — MNIKCNINGKSVSFEAEPLDRLLDILRDTLGLTGTKEGCGEGECGACTVFMNNKLVNSCLVPAMHLQDADIVTIDGLRDFDFFTSITQSYEENGAVQCGFCTPGFIMSTIELLRKSNGKVLTDDEVKSVFAGNICRCTGYDKIIKAVRQLLHTNIEIPKRFYE; from the coding sequence ATGAATATTAAATGTAATATAAACGGAAAATCGGTTTCTTTCGAAGCAGAACCACTCGATCGGCTTCTTGATATCCTGAGAGATACACTCGGACTTACCGGAACAAAAGAAGGGTGTGGTGAAGGTGAGTGCGGTGCCTGTACTGTCTTTATGAACAACAAACTCGTCAATTCGTGCCTTGTCCCGGCTATGCACTTGCAAGATGCAGATATCGTCACCATTGACGGATTACGCGATTTTGATTTTTTCACTTCAATAACACAATCCTATGAAGAGAACGGTGCAGTGCAATGCGGTTTTTGCACACCAGGATTTATCATGTCTACCATAGAACTCTTGAGGAAATCGAACGGGAAAGTCCTCACCGATGACGAGGTAAAGAGTGTCTTTGCCGGTAATATCTGCAGATGTACCGGGTATGATAAGATCATAAAAGCAGTACGACAATTGCTGCACACGAACATCGAAATACCGAAGAGATTCTATGAATAA
- a CDS encoding xanthine dehydrogenase family protein, protein MKKNTEIRIDAASKIAGIEKYTRDLHIDNLLYAATVRSDRAHARILSVAFDDDFDWSRITVLSAKDIKNNFVAIIKNDMPYLAKNEVNYYGEPILLLAAENDKILHKAKKHITINYDDLQAFCTLNKAMQSSYANEPFEEIILKNGDVKKAFIKADHIIEDTFETGFQEHVYLEPQVVVAIPDGKTIHIKGSMQCPYYVQNAMNELFMGSETRVDVTQIMTGGAFGGKEDFPSLICGHVALLAEKTGQPVIMSYNREEDIRYTTKRHPSKINAKAAVSKEGNIQAVDMNILLDSGAYTTLSPVVLARAVLTSFGCYKLPNVYIHGKAIKTNIPPCGAFRGFGGPQSLFAMEMLVEKISQTLNMPVWEIKKANLLSLGDKLPTGQPIDYSYGLPQCIEKVLKSSEYEKKYNEFKKYNEKEAKRSGILKGIGISLAPHGCGFTGVGENRIKAIATMEVLPNGQVVIKTANTEMGQGVDTAYKIIVSEALHLPFNDIIIEEKNTSKVPNSGPTVASRSTMIVGKLLFDNCEQILSALSLNNIEFSLQDFKEATKKYFNDHKTLSVQKEYEHPNFITFDEDTYKGYGYPVYAWSANVAEVEIDLTSYQVSVKQFYSAHDVGRAINRQQSEGQIQGGIIQGIGYAIYEDIHLENGQVLNRGFRDYIIPTIEDVPELHVEIVEDAYFNGPFGAKALGELPLVGAAPAVASAVSFAIGKTATKIPMTPEVIASMIEKKNYEY, encoded by the coding sequence ATGAAGAAAAATACAGAAATTCGAATTGATGCTGCTTCAAAAATTGCTGGCATCGAAAAATATACAAGAGACCTTCATATTGATAATCTCCTTTATGCTGCTACTGTTCGATCTGATAGAGCACATGCACGTATCCTATCTGTCGCCTTTGATGATGATTTTGACTGGTCTCGTATAACTGTTCTTTCTGCAAAGGACATAAAAAATAATTTTGTCGCTATTATCAAAAACGATATGCCTTACCTCGCAAAAAATGAGGTGAACTATTATGGAGAACCGATACTCCTTCTGGCAGCAGAAAACGATAAGATCCTTCACAAGGCAAAAAAACATATTACCATAAATTATGATGACTTACAGGCCTTTTGCACACTAAATAAGGCAATGCAGTCGTCATATGCAAACGAGCCATTCGAAGAGATAATATTGAAAAACGGTGATGTTAAAAAAGCGTTTATCAAGGCAGATCATATTATTGAAGATACGTTTGAAACCGGTTTCCAGGAGCATGTCTATCTTGAACCACAGGTTGTTGTCGCCATACCTGATGGAAAAACAATTCATATAAAGGGCTCGATGCAGTGTCCCTATTATGTGCAGAATGCCATGAACGAATTATTTATGGGATCAGAGACACGGGTTGATGTAACACAAATTATGACAGGCGGGGCATTTGGCGGTAAAGAAGATTTCCCTTCACTCATTTGCGGACATGTCGCCTTACTTGCAGAAAAAACAGGACAACCGGTGATCATGAGTTATAATCGCGAAGAGGATATTCGTTACACCACCAAAAGACACCCTTCAAAAATCAATGCTAAAGCAGCAGTAAGTAAAGAGGGTAACATTCAAGCTGTTGACATGAATATACTGCTTGATAGCGGCGCATATACAACGCTGAGTCCTGTTGTTCTGGCACGAGCTGTTTTAACTTCGTTTGGTTGTTATAAACTTCCAAATGTTTATATTCACGGTAAAGCAATTAAAACGAACATTCCTCCTTGCGGAGCATTCCGTGGATTCGGTGGACCGCAATCATTATTTGCAATGGAGATGCTAGTCGAGAAAATATCACAGACTCTGAACATGCCTGTATGGGAGATCAAAAAAGCAAATTTGCTCTCTCTTGGCGACAAATTACCAACAGGGCAGCCGATCGATTATAGCTATGGTTTACCTCAATGTATTGAGAAAGTTTTAAAGAGTTCTGAGTATGAGAAAAAATACAACGAATTCAAAAAATATAACGAAAAAGAAGCAAAGCGATCAGGCATTTTAAAAGGAATTGGAATTTCACTTGCACCCCACGGATGTGGATTCACGGGAGTGGGAGAAAATCGCATTAAAGCAATTGCTACAATGGAAGTTCTTCCAAACGGGCAAGTAGTCATAAAAACTGCCAATACAGAGATGGGACAAGGCGTTGATACTGCTTACAAGATAATTGTTTCAGAAGCCCTGCACCTGCCATTTAATGATATTATAATCGAGGAAAAAAATACAAGCAAGGTGCCAAATAGTGGACCGACTGTTGCCTCTCGCAGCACCATGATCGTTGGCAAACTACTTTTTGACAACTGCGAACAAATACTCAGCGCTTTATCTTTAAATAACATTGAGTTTTCATTACAAGATTTTAAAGAGGCGACAAAAAAATATTTTAATGATCATAAGACACTTTCAGTACAAAAGGAATATGAACATCCGAATTTTATCACCTTTGACGAGGATACCTACAAAGGATATGGTTATCCTGTTTATGCATGGTCTGCAAATGTCGCCGAAGTTGAGATAGATCTTACATCATACCAGGTGAGTGTAAAGCAATTTTATTCTGCTCATGATGTCGGCAGAGCGATCAATCGTCAGCAATCAGAAGGACAGATCCAGGGCGGCATCATACAGGGTATTGGCTATGCGATTTACGAGGATATCCACCTTGAAAACGGACAGGTGCTTAATAGAGGATTCCGGGATTATATTATCCCAACGATTGAAGATGTGCCCGAATTGCATGTTGAAATCGTAGAAGATGCATATTTTAACGGACCTTTCGGTGCAAAAGCCCTCGGTGAGTTACCCCTTGTCGGTGCAGCTCCTGCTGTTGCTTCTGCCGTGAGTTTTGCCATCGGTAAAACCGCGACAAAAATACCTATGACACCTGAAGTAATCGCATCGATGATCGAAAAGAAAAATTATGAATATTAA
- a CDS encoding D-alanine--D-alanine ligase encodes MNNRIALLKGGTSEERDVSIHTCEAVEKALLALGKTVLIFDPSDYVKNEKINYIQLAEDIKKAQCDRVFIGLHGGDGENGTFQKLFELAGIPYVGSDADSSFICMSKKISKLIARDVLNIPVPRALFYKKNEEVPSYKNVSRQLDKHLVVKPNASGSSVGVTILDSENEFNDAVEYAFSIDNDIIIEQYIPGREITVAMLGDRALPVVEIKPKNGFYDYKNKYTENFTVYETPAHLSSDKAKCVTDYALRIYREFGCSHYARIDFRYDGDKFYFLEVNTLPGMTSLSLVPMAAQAVGMDFEELIRRLIEQDFSDL; translated from the coding sequence ATGAACAATAGAATCGCTCTCCTCAAAGGCGGCACATCCGAAGAACGTGACGTGTCGATCCATACATGCGAAGCTGTGGAAAAAGCACTCCTCGCACTTGGGAAAACAGTTCTTATCTTCGATCCTTCCGACTATGTTAAAAATGAGAAGATAAATTACATACAATTAGCCGAAGATATAAAAAAAGCACAATGTGATCGTGTGTTCATCGGTTTGCACGGCGGAGATGGGGAAAACGGCACATTCCAAAAATTATTCGAGCTTGCAGGAATTCCTTACGTAGGTTCTGATGCAGATTCGAGTTTTATATGTATGAGCAAGAAAATATCTAAATTGATTGCCCGAGATGTTCTTAATATTCCGGTTCCTCGAGCATTATTTTATAAAAAAAATGAGGAAGTTCCTTCCTATAAAAACGTCTCAAGACAACTCGACAAACATCTGGTAGTCAAACCGAATGCTTCTGGCTCGTCGGTTGGTGTAACAATCCTTGATAGTGAAAACGAGTTTAATGATGCTGTGGAATATGCATTTTCAATTGATAACGATATTATCATCGAGCAGTATATCCCTGGCAGGGAGATTACGGTAGCAATGCTTGGTGACAGAGCACTTCCAGTCGTTGAGATTAAACCAAAAAATGGTTTCTATGATTATAAAAATAAATACACTGAGAATTTCACAGTTTATGAAACACCGGCGCATCTTTCATCGGATAAAGCAAAATGTGTCACTGATTATGCTTTGCGTATTTATAGAGAATTCGGCTGCTCCCATTATGCACGAATCGACTTCAGATATGATGGAGATAAATTTTATTTTCTTGAAGTAAATACACTTCCGGGCATGACATCATTGAGTTTGGTCCCGATGGCTGCACAAGCAGTAGGGATGGATTTTGAGGAATTGATACGTCGATTAATTGAGCAGGATTTTAGCGATTTATAA
- a CDS encoding XdhC family protein — translation MDIIEKIYHFKKQKNSFVVATVIEAEGSTPGKVGFKMIICLDGETHGTVGGGTIEKMVEKDAIGFLKRGVNGTKEYDLQSDETTSKEATGMLCGGSVKIYFEVNVPKRRIYVFGGGHVSQALERILPSEKYSIVIIDNREQFVTESLHPFADERVCEEYIKFLDDFKPEDHSYTVIVTHGHRYDYDILRMIVKKKFPFAYIGMIGSKIKVTATLDMIKNEFGDVDLNNLYSPIGIDLGGSSVSEIALSIAAEMQALEYNKEVPHMRLKYYEEKYRNSN, via the coding sequence ATGGATATCATAGAAAAAATATATCATTTTAAAAAGCAAAAGAACTCATTTGTTGTCGCCACAGTAATTGAAGCAGAGGGTTCGACACCTGGGAAAGTTGGATTCAAAATGATCATTTGTTTAGATGGAGAAACCCATGGAACAGTTGGTGGTGGAACTATTGAAAAAATGGTCGAAAAGGATGCGATTGGCTTTCTGAAAAGAGGTGTCAATGGAACAAAGGAGTATGATCTTCAATCAGATGAAACGACATCTAAGGAAGCGACAGGAATGCTCTGTGGTGGCTCGGTGAAAATCTACTTTGAGGTCAATGTTCCAAAGAGAAGAATATATGTTTTCGGTGGTGGACACGTATCCCAGGCATTGGAACGAATCCTTCCTTCGGAAAAATATTCAATCGTAATTATTGACAATCGGGAGCAGTTTGTGACAGAGTCTTTGCATCCTTTCGCAGATGAAAGAGTGTGTGAAGAATATATAAAATTTTTAGATGATTTTAAGCCTGAAGATCACTCCTATACAGTAATCGTCACTCACGGCCATCGATATGATTATGATATTTTGAGGATGATCGTAAAAAAGAAATTTCCTTTTGCTTATATTGGTATGATCGGTTCAAAAATAAAAGTGACTGCAACACTTGATATGATCAAGAATGAGTTTGGTGATGTGGATTTGAATAATCTCTATTCACCGATTGGGATTGATCTTGGTGGATCCTCTGTATCGGAGATTGCCTTAAGTATTGCCGCTGAAATGCAGGCGCTGGAATATAATAAAGAAGTACCTCATATGAGGTTGAAATATTATGAAGAAAAATACAGAAATTCGAATTGA
- a CDS encoding xanthine dehydrogenase family protein subunit M, protein MNKKKIFSPKTLTEYHELYSKIENSKIIIFAGGTDLMVGKEELPEDAVFVSLSELEELKGIEKKGDTIIIGPSSTLNEILHSPVIQEELLILIQAIRTMASEQVRNRATIGGNIGNASPAGDTITPLVVLGASLTIFSPRTATERNISFSEYFCGPCANTLDNGELITKIIIPIPLKKMKCYFRKVGQRNAMTITKASLSCFAEIDNDEILDIRLAAGSVSPTVRRLIKTEEFLKHKTISERTVEEAKRILEKEISPITDIRSTKAFRELLTKNLLGDCLRSILLYEQ, encoded by the coding sequence ATGAATAAGAAAAAAATCTTCTCTCCTAAAACATTAACTGAGTATCATGAACTCTATTCAAAGATTGAGAATTCCAAAATTATAATTTTTGCAGGCGGAACCGATCTTATGGTTGGAAAAGAGGAATTACCAGAAGATGCTGTTTTTGTAAGTTTATCAGAACTTGAAGAACTGAAAGGTATCGAGAAAAAAGGTGATACGATCATCATCGGACCATCATCAACATTAAATGAAATCTTGCATTCGCCAGTAATACAAGAAGAATTACTGATTCTCATACAGGCGATACGAACCATGGCTTCGGAACAGGTTAGAAACAGGGCGACGATCGGGGGCAATATCGGTAATGCTTCCCCAGCAGGTGACACGATCACACCGCTTGTGGTATTGGGTGCATCACTAACGATATTTTCACCACGCACAGCAACAGAAAGAAATATCTCGTTTTCAGAATATTTCTGTGGTCCCTGTGCTAACACTCTCGATAATGGTGAACTGATCACAAAGATAATCATTCCTATTCCATTAAAGAAGATGAAGTGCTATTTCCGTAAAGTGGGACAGCGCAATGCAATGACTATTACAAAGGCATCTCTTTCATGCTTTGCTGAGATTGATAATGATGAGATATTGGATATTAGACTCGCAGCTGGAAGCGTCTCTCCAACCGTGCGGAGATTAATTAAGACAGAGGAATTCCTCAAACATAAAACGATTTCCGAAAGGACTGTCGAAGAAGCGAAACGCATACTTGAGAAAGAAATATCACCAATTACTGATATTCGTTCCACAAAAGCATTTCGTGAGTTGCTGACGAAGAATTTGTTGGGGGATTGTTTGAGATCAATATTATTATATGAACAATAG
- a CDS encoding nodulation protein NfeD, with product MKKFIQILFFLCIPLLIHAQIQIDEVYLLTVDGAIGPPVANYIIDRIEIAEAHDAAVLIEINTPGGLDTSMREIIQKIMNADVPVIGYVTPEGARAASAGAIIMLSCDIAAMTPTSSIGAAHPVSMGAKIDSTMEKKVLNDMLSYVASLAQKMGRNEDIAKKMVSESISLHAKEALEENVIEYIALSRNALFKEINSTKIVKKDRIFIMNTEYADVIPHRMNFIEKFLFYITNPNIAYILLMLGIYGIIAEFSSPGIGFAGVFGAISLLLAFFALSNLPVNVVGLLLIVVGFILILLEIKVQSSGILGIGGVVGIVLGSMMLIQSKAPFLQISISLIIGVAIFTVFFFLLLVTLVVKVHKSKVTTGREGEIGERGVTLTVLDSEGQVFVRGEIWTAISTEGKIDINEPIEVVKIKDLTLWVKRVSSQYENS from the coding sequence ATGAAAAAATTTATTCAAATATTATTCTTCCTTTGTATCCCTCTCCTTATACATGCGCAAATACAAATCGATGAAGTATATCTCCTTACCGTAGATGGTGCCATCGGTCCTCCAGTTGCAAATTACATTATTGATCGAATTGAGATCGCCGAAGCTCACGATGCAGCAGTACTCATCGAGATCAACACACCAGGCGGGCTCGATACATCCATGCGTGAGATCATACAGAAGATCATGAATGCTGATGTACCGGTTATCGGATATGTTACACCGGAAGGTGCCAGGGCAGCTTCTGCTGGTGCGATCATTATGCTTTCGTGCGACATCGCAGCCATGACACCAACTTCGAGTATTGGCGCTGCACATCCGGTTTCAATGGGAGCGAAGATCGACTCAACAATGGAGAAAAAAGTGCTCAATGACATGCTCTCCTATGTTGCTTCTCTTGCTCAAAAAATGGGGAGGAATGAAGACATCGCAAAAAAAATGGTCTCAGAAAGTATTTCACTTCATGCAAAAGAGGCACTCGAAGAGAATGTTATTGAGTATATCGCATTGTCGAGAAACGCACTTTTCAAAGAAATCAACTCGACTAAGATTGTTAAGAAGGATAGAATCTTTATCATGAATACGGAATATGCGGACGTCATACCTCACCGCATGAATTTCATTGAAAAATTTTTATTTTATATAACCAATCCAAATATTGCATACATACTCCTGATGCTTGGCATCTATGGGATAATTGCGGAGTTCTCATCACCGGGAATCGGTTTCGCAGGTGTGTTTGGTGCGATCTCTCTCCTGCTTGCATTTTTTGCACTCTCAAACCTGCCTGTTAATGTTGTTGGACTGCTCCTCATTGTTGTTGGTTTTATCCTGATCCTGCTTGAGATCAAGGTGCAATCATCGGGGATATTAGGAATAGGAGGTGTCGTGGGCATCGTACTTGGATCGATGATGCTGATCCAGTCTAAAGCACCATTCCTCCAGATTTCGATATCACTTATCATCGGTGTGGCGATCTTCACAGTTTTCTTCTTTCTTTTGCTTGTTACTCTTGTCGTAAAAGTTCATAAAAGCAAAGTCACAACCGGACGGGAGGGTGAGATCGGAGAAAGAGGAGTAACACTCACCGTTCTTGATTCTGAAGGACAGGTTTTTGTGCGCGGTGAGATTTGGACTGCCATATCAACAGAGGGTAAAATAGACATCAATGAACCGATTGAAGTTGTAAAAATCAAAGACCTTACCTTGTGGGTGAAAAGGGTATCTTCACAGTATGAAAATTCTTGA
- a CDS encoding HAD family phosphatase, which translates to MPIKAILFDLDGVIVDTLHFHFLAWQEMFRRWDGEVRELTVLLHEGRSSREILPILIEEAGIEIPEDQRHDFIETKRAYYRSIVDVQFYPGAKAVLKKLHKEGYRLALVTACAKKNMNHALTENELKLFDVVITGDDIPRAKPNPDPYDIARKKLGLEKNECLVVENAPLGIESGKNAGIKVAAIATTLPQEYLNGADYYLDTLEDIFKYLM; encoded by the coding sequence ATGCCGATTAAAGCCATTCTTTTTGATCTTGACGGTGTTATAGTAGACACACTTCATTTTCACTTCCTAGCCTGGCAGGAAATGTTTCGTAGATGGGACGGTGAGGTTCGCGAACTCACCGTCCTCCTTCATGAGGGAAGAAGCTCGAGGGAAATTTTACCAATTCTCATAGAGGAAGCAGGTATTGAAATCCCCGAAGATCAGCGACACGATTTCATCGAAACCAAACGCGCCTACTACCGGTCGATCGTGGATGTGCAATTCTATCCGGGGGCAAAAGCTGTTTTAAAAAAATTACACAAAGAGGGATATCGTCTGGCACTTGTTACTGCATGCGCTAAGAAAAACATGAATCATGCACTGACAGAGAATGAATTAAAATTGTTCGATGTTGTTATAACAGGCGACGACATCCCCCGTGCAAAACCAAATCCCGACCCGTATGATATAGCTCGCAAAAAGTTAGGATTGGAAAAGAATGAATGTCTTGTTGTGGAGAATGCTCCATTGGGGATTGAATCAGGGAAAAATGCAGGAATAAAAGTTGCAGCCATTGCAACGACACTACCGCAAGAATATCTTAATGGAGCGGATTATTATTTGGATACATTAGAAGATATTTTCAAGTATTTGATGTAA
- a CDS encoding tetratricopeptide repeat protein — translation MKKYVPIVMVIIAVLVLAACQSKYMTTARLAIRDEKDPDKAIENLKMEIQQNPKNADAYLFMSQIYGQYKQDYYASYQYAKKAVEIDPAKKKDVDLIYLTTWSQLHNQGLEALKEDNFKEALIKLNQAHDIQPDSLITFELIGDTYIRADSINKALDVFIQIYNKHPENIDAINKIATINYNQGNYEDAVEYFLILHNLEPENTDWLYNIWVTEIKLGNEDAALGYAKQAIEIDPTNTELLYNIADMNFNQKKYAEAAEYYEKIVEIDPTQLEALKYLCYCLSNTKNYADLVTYSQKWLDVQPESKEAQQFLSLAKQMLNK, via the coding sequence ATGAAAAAATATGTACCAATAGTGATGGTGATAATCGCCGTATTGGTTCTTGCTGCATGTCAGAGCAAGTATATGACAACTGCACGATTAGCTATTCGCGATGAAAAGGATCCGGATAAGGCAATCGAGAACTTGAAGATGGAAATTCAACAAAATCCTAAAAATGCAGATGCCTACCTCTTTATGTCTCAAATCTATGGTCAGTACAAGCAGGATTATTATGCATCCTATCAATATGCTAAAAAAGCTGTTGAAATCGATCCTGCAAAGAAGAAAGATGTCGATCTAATCTACCTGACAACATGGAGCCAGCTTCACAACCAAGGACTCGAAGCATTAAAAGAGGATAATTTTAAAGAAGCACTCATTAAGCTAAATCAAGCACACGATATCCAACCAGATAGCCTGATAACTTTTGAACTCATTGGTGACACATATATTCGAGCAGACTCAATTAATAAAGCACTCGATGTATTCATTCAAATTTATAATAAGCATCCAGAAAATATTGATGCTATAAACAAAATTGCAACGATCAATTATAACCAGGGTAATTATGAAGATGCTGTTGAATATTTCCTTATCCTTCATAATCTTGAACCTGAGAATACTGACTGGCTCTATAATATCTGGGTAACAGAAATAAAACTTGGTAATGAAGATGCAGCTCTTGGGTATGCAAAGCAAGCAATTGAAATTGATCCAACGAACACTGAGCTTCTTTATAATATTGCAGACATGAACTTCAATCAAAAAAAATATGCAGAAGCAGCCGAATATTATGAGAAAATTGTTGAAATCGATCCAACACAATTAGAAGCTTTGAAATATCTATGCTACTGCTTGAGTAATACAAAGAATTACGCTGATCTTGTAACCTATTCCCAGAAATGGCTTGATGTCCAACCTGAAAGCAAAGAAGCTCAGCAATTCCTTAGCCTTGCCAAGCAGATGCTTAATAAATAA
- a CDS encoding adenylate/guanylate cyclase domain-containing protein, which translates to MKKIKFRFVIIFSIFVFVAVILLSMTRIYKTLELNWIDTNFNLRGPLEVSQDIVILDVSDEAFEELGRYPFPRSYFAHLIENLNKAGAAVIIFDIEFTEQTLPSEDVQLGITAAKYSNVIFAGKLSETRKGNSVTLRIVPPIVEITDRDLEWGLVGISQDQDGFVRKYTLFSTYADKPYYTIGVKGLQMLLAQQRGEEPKIYNSHESFMLGSYVMPKFSGNTVLINYYGPAHTFPYYHLDTVLDDSTFQVRSEKAFGMDFNTFDNYLQTGTFKDKIVLVGASAEELHDLFPTPFYDPGKGYGLTPGVEIHANFIEMVLHSNYLKPFSYLYLVLGLLILIFVINIIFNFFKPTINAIIGVLLIIGYLVFVYMMFKTNHTIVNVTEVPSAILISFLGNLVMQYYMGRKEKLFIKKAFQQYVAKDIVDLVMKDPKRLKFGGQVQELTVLFSDLRSFTTYTEQHDTKEVVDILREYLTEMVDVIKENSGTIDKFVGDAIMALFGVPYYYEMHAYNACKTALIMAERLRKLQEKWTKEGKDCVQFGIGIHTGSALVGNLGSEQIFDYTAIGDTINTGARIEPMNKEYETENHIIISETTYEAVKEKVEARYLDSKTLRGKGQPLKLYELLSLKEDVNVQKTFE; encoded by the coding sequence ATGAAAAAAATAAAATTTAGATTCGTAATAATTTTTTCAATCTTTGTATTTGTTGCGGTCATTCTGTTGTCCATGACACGCATTTATAAAACTCTTGAACTCAACTGGATCGATACGAATTTCAATCTCCGGGGACCGCTTGAAGTATCCCAGGATATAGTTATTCTCGATGTTTCTGACGAAGCATTTGAAGAACTCGGGAGGTATCCTTTCCCGAGAAGTTACTTTGCACATCTTATAGAGAATCTCAATAAAGCAGGAGCTGCAGTGATCATATTCGATATAGAATTCACCGAACAAACACTCCCCAGTGAAGATGTTCAACTTGGCATTACTGCTGCTAAATACAGCAATGTGATCTTTGCAGGAAAACTCAGCGAGACAAGAAAGGGTAATTCCGTTACTCTGCGTATTGTGCCGCCGATTGTTGAAATCACAGATAGAGATCTCGAGTGGGGGCTTGTAGGAATATCGCAGGATCAGGATGGATTTGTTCGTAAATATACACTTTTTTCAACGTACGCAGATAAGCCATACTATACGATCGGCGTAAAGGGACTGCAAATGCTTCTTGCACAACAGCGTGGAGAGGAACCGAAAATTTACAACTCGCATGAGAGTTTCATGCTCGGCTCGTATGTTATGCCTAAGTTTTCGGGAAATACTGTCCTCATAAACTACTATGGACCCGCTCATACGTTTCCGTATTATCACCTCGATACCGTGTTGGATGACAGCACATTCCAGGTACGCAGTGAGAAAGCTTTCGGGATGGACTTCAATACCTTTGATAATTACCTTCAAACAGGAACATTTAAAGATAAGATCGTGCTTGTTGGAGCATCTGCAGAAGAGCTTCATGACCTCTTTCCTACTCCATTCTATGATCCGGGTAAAGGTTATGGATTGACTCCCGGTGTAGAAATTCATGCAAATTTCATTGAAATGGTGTTGCATTCAAATTATCTAAAACCATTTAGTTATCTGTACCTTGTGCTCGGCTTGTTGATCTTGATCTTTGTGATCAATATCATCTTTAACTTTTTCAAGCCCACGATCAATGCAATTATCGGCGTGTTACTCATTATCGGATATCTTGTTTTCGTGTATATGATGTTCAAGACCAACCATACGATAGTAAATGTGACCGAAGTTCCTTCTGCGATTTTAATCTCATTTCTCGGTAATCTCGTGATGCAGTATTATATGGGTAGGAAGGAAAAGTTGTTCATAAAAAAAGCGTTCCAGCAATATGTTGCAAAGGATATTGTCGATTTGGTGATGAAGGATCCCAAGCGCTTGAAATTCGGTGGACAGGTACAGGAACTTACCGTACTTTTCTCAGATCTTCGATCATTCACCACATATACAGAGCAGCACGATACGAAGGAAGTTGTTGATATCCTGCGAGAATATTTAACAGAGATGGTGGATGTGATCAAGGAGAACAGCGGTACTATCGACAAGTTCGTGGGAGATGCAATCATGGCGCTGTTTGGTGTGCCATATTATTATGAAATGCATGCGTACAATGCGTGTAAGACAGCACTCATCATGGCTGAGAGATTGCGAAAACTCCAGGAAAAATGGACAAAGGAAGGCAAGGATTGTGTGCAGTTCGGGATTGGTATTCACACCGGTTCTGCGCTGGTCGGGAACCTCGGTTCAGAACAGATCTTCGACTATACTGCAATCGGAGATACGATCAATACAGGTGCACGTATCGAACCGATGAATAAGGAATATGAGACTGAAAATCATATTATTATCAGCGAAACGACCTACGAAGCAGTGAAAGAAAAAGTGGAAGCACGCTATTTGGATTCGAAAACTCTTCGTGGAAAAGGACAGCCGCTTAAGTTATATGAACTGCTTTCCCTCAAAGAAGATGTGAATGTGCAGAAGACTTTTGAGTAG